A genomic stretch from Thermoplasmata archaeon includes:
- a CDS encoding Rab family GTPase: protein MPDTHRVMAKVVLVGDKAVGKTSLIRRYVTDQFDDRYLLTLGAKVTKKAEPVRVPEKGVDVSVELNVWDIMGQTGFRELLKEAYFHGARGILAVVDLTRKSTLEGIPDWVKAVHDITGPVPMVLLANKSDLTAQAAVTPGQIAAAASALKCPSFSTSAKTGENVEAAFRNLASQIVRAYVVR, encoded by the coding sequence ATGCCCGATACGCACCGAGTCATGGCCAAGGTGGTCCTCGTCGGCGACAAGGCCGTCGGGAAGACCTCGCTCATCCGGCGGTACGTGACGGATCAGTTCGACGACCGCTACCTGCTCACCCTCGGAGCCAAGGTCACGAAGAAGGCCGAGCCCGTCCGCGTCCCTGAAAAGGGCGTGGACGTCTCCGTGGAGCTGAACGTCTGGGACATCATGGGCCAGACCGGGTTCCGGGAACTCCTGAAGGAGGCCTACTTCCACGGGGCGCGCGGCATCCTGGCCGTGGTGGACCTCACGCGGAAGAGCACTCTGGAGGGGATCCCGGACTGGGTCAAGGCCGTGCACGACATCACGGGTCCCGTGCCCATGGTCCTCCTCGCGAACAAGAGCGACCTGACCGCCCAAGCAGCGGTCACGCCCGGCCAGATCGCGGCGGCGGCGAGCGCCCTGAAATGTCCCTCCTTCTCGACCTCCGCGAAGACCGGCGAGAATGTCGAGGCGGCTTTCCGAAATCTGGCCTCGCAGATCGTCCGCGCGTACGTGGTCCGGTAG
- a CDS encoding aminotransferase class I/II-fold pyridoxal phosphate-dependent enzyme, whose amino-acid sequence MKIQPFEMERYQSVYEYVVEYDLAESGVHPFTLRELLGSDEAVETFLDVPLGYPQSEGTPELRETVAALYPHASLDNVLVMNGSSEAIFTSAWRLLERGDDIVVMQPNYQQLWGLAKTWGVKAKPLWLREDLEWQFDPEDLKRLITPKTKAVQVCNPNNPTGAIMAAPQRKALLDAVEDAGAWLLSDEVYQGAEREGRRTETLWNGYEKTLVTNGLSKAYGLPGLRVGWLIGPSAMVEELMAYHDYLTLTPTMLSDRLARLVLAKRRREEVLARTREILQKNYPAIRDWIDSHGAVLSHVPPAAGAICYLRYTLKMNSTALVERLRKEKSVLIVPGDMFGMDGYVRIGIGPPTDYLLAGLERFDELLRDLKATKAR is encoded by the coding sequence ATGAAGATCCAGCCGTTCGAGATGGAGCGCTACCAGTCCGTGTACGAGTACGTGGTCGAGTACGACCTCGCCGAGAGCGGCGTGCACCCCTTCACCCTGCGCGAGCTCCTCGGATCCGATGAGGCCGTCGAGACGTTCCTCGACGTTCCGCTGGGCTACCCGCAATCCGAGGGCACGCCCGAGCTGCGGGAGACCGTGGCTGCGCTGTACCCGCACGCATCCCTGGACAACGTCCTCGTGATGAACGGTTCCTCAGAGGCCATCTTCACGTCCGCGTGGCGGCTCCTGGAGCGGGGCGATGACATCGTGGTCATGCAGCCGAACTACCAGCAGCTGTGGGGCCTCGCGAAGACCTGGGGCGTGAAGGCCAAGCCGCTGTGGCTCCGCGAGGACCTCGAATGGCAGTTCGACCCGGAGGATCTCAAGCGGCTCATCACGCCGAAGACGAAAGCCGTGCAGGTGTGCAACCCGAACAACCCCACGGGAGCGATCATGGCGGCGCCGCAGAGGAAGGCGCTGCTGGACGCCGTCGAGGACGCGGGCGCCTGGCTCCTCTCCGACGAGGTGTACCAGGGTGCGGAGCGCGAGGGCCGCCGGACGGAGACCCTGTGGAACGGGTACGAGAAGACCTTGGTCACGAACGGACTCAGCAAGGCCTATGGCCTCCCGGGGCTGCGGGTCGGCTGGCTCATCGGTCCCTCCGCGATGGTCGAGGAACTCATGGCGTACCACGACTACCTCACGCTCACTCCGACGATGCTTTCGGACCGCCTCGCGAGGCTCGTCCTTGCGAAGCGTCGGCGGGAGGAGGTCCTCGCCCGCACCCGCGAGATCCTCCAGAAGAACTACCCCGCGATCCGCGACTGGATCGACTCCCACGGGGCCGTCCTCTCCCATGTCCCGCCCGCGGCGGGCGCCATCTGCTATCTGCGGTACACGCTCAAGATGAATTCCACGGCCCTCGTGGAGCGCCTCCGGAAGGAGAAGTCCGTCCTGATTGTCCCGGGCGACATGTTCGGCATGGACGGCTACGTGCGGATCGGAATCGGGCCGCCGACGGACTACCTGCTTGCGGGTCTCGAGCGGTTCGATGAGCTCCTCCGAGACCTCAAGGCGACGAAAGCGAGGTGA
- a CDS encoding methylated-DNA--[protein]-cysteine S-methyltransferase, whose translation MTAYRVSLQAPAKGPIAELTKIHPGLCVEGTPVGSLLLLRLSGDSQTIDDAEETLATHMVTRHETKEADVLTLVVEAPPSEAGILERSAAAGALVLPPLRWCDSQVLVRLLLFDALRMDVLSAILPGAQLESKSVLHGNEVERELLASGLLLPSLTHRQGQAVLAALEAGYYDAPRKVTTGEVAQDLGIARSTFEEHLKAAESQLVRALAPVVRMRLLQEEQGSQAAGAEALHLYAKFSEDLGLFVNMTVRGDRIAAVSLDAKPPKLPHGEDHPYLARVLDHLATGRDDLQDIPLDLDVTPFEKEVLECLRTVPPGEVVTYGDLARLIGRPTASRAVGQVCAKNPAILVVPCHRVVPAAGGVGNYGGAGGPATKRKLLEKEGALPKVEGPRRRE comes from the coding sequence ATGACCGCCTATCGCGTCTCGCTCCAGGCTCCAGCCAAGGGGCCCATTGCGGAGCTCACGAAGATTCATCCCGGACTCTGTGTGGAGGGCACGCCCGTGGGCAGCCTCCTGCTCCTGCGCCTCTCGGGGGACTCCCAGACCATTGACGACGCGGAGGAGACGCTCGCGACCCATATGGTCACGCGCCACGAGACCAAGGAGGCGGACGTTCTCACGCTCGTCGTGGAGGCGCCTCCCTCGGAAGCGGGCATCCTGGAACGCTCCGCCGCGGCGGGCGCGCTCGTCCTCCCGCCTCTCCGGTGGTGCGACTCCCAGGTCCTCGTTCGCCTCCTGCTGTTTGACGCGCTCCGGATGGACGTGCTCTCCGCGATCCTCCCGGGCGCCCAGCTCGAGTCCAAGAGCGTCCTGCATGGGAACGAGGTCGAGCGGGAGCTGCTCGCCTCGGGCCTGCTGCTGCCCTCCCTCACCCACCGCCAGGGACAGGCCGTCCTCGCGGCCCTCGAGGCAGGCTACTACGACGCCCCGCGGAAGGTGACCACGGGCGAGGTGGCCCAGGACCTCGGGATTGCGCGGAGCACCTTCGAGGAGCACCTGAAGGCGGCGGAATCCCAGCTCGTCCGGGCGCTCGCCCCCGTCGTCCGGATGCGGCTCCTCCAGGAGGAGCAGGGTTCGCAGGCCGCGGGAGCGGAGGCGCTCCATCTGTACGCGAAGTTCAGCGAGGACCTGGGCCTGTTCGTGAACATGACGGTCCGCGGTGACCGGATTGCCGCGGTGTCGCTCGATGCGAAACCGCCCAAGCTCCCGCACGGCGAGGACCATCCCTACCTGGCGCGGGTCCTCGATCACCTGGCCACGGGTCGCGACGATCTCCAGGACATCCCGCTCGACCTCGATGTGACCCCGTTCGAGAAGGAGGTCCTCGAGTGCCTCCGCACGGTCCCCCCGGGCGAAGTGGTCACGTACGGGGACCTGGCGCGGCTCATCGGGCGGCCGACGGCCTCGAGAGCCGTGGGCCAGGTCTGCGCGAAGAACCCGGCAATCTTGGTCGTTCCATGCCACCGCGTCGTGCCTGCCGCAGGCGGCGTGGGCAACTACGGCGGCGCCGGCGGTCCCGCGACCAAACGGAAGCTCCTCGAGAAGGAAGGCGCGCTTCCGAAGGTCGAGGGTCCCCGTCGTCGGGAGTGA
- a CDS encoding NAD(P)/FAD-dependent oxidoreductase, which translates to MESPEVIIVGAGFAGLACAHALRQAGVPLVLLESKDRVGGRVRTESDLVPGHPVEGGAMMVHGSDASVLRWMEEFGLTAKKVPEFRGARFFLKGKLRSSLGVALSGLEPLRSSFQTLRKFPKAIARYDGPDITLDRFLEERHALPTAKRFVGAMYASINAADPEDVSVRGLAEDANVESLGLPWANYQVPEGYAEVAKRRAQEFGDSLRLCTRVEAIEWTKDGVHVRARGPAGPESFDGAAAVVTVSLGVLQADALAFRPGLPERKRAAIRAIGFGHADKILLVFDATVRRSVLGKATSVASTQGSWFFFPFYGRKEFPLVLEGFLSGQRALALSGRTEREVVDSVVRELESMIPGADLKSHLIAARYVDWSADPDVRGGYTFPKIGGGAEQRRILAEPVDGVLFFAGESTHAAGQYATVHGALDSGVRAAHEVRRSLEDRRLLTESGAKGV; encoded by the coding sequence GTGGAGAGCCCCGAGGTCATCATCGTTGGCGCCGGTTTCGCGGGCCTGGCATGCGCCCACGCGCTGCGGCAGGCGGGCGTTCCCCTCGTGCTCCTGGAGTCCAAGGACCGCGTGGGCGGACGCGTTCGCACGGAGTCCGACCTGGTACCGGGACATCCCGTCGAGGGGGGCGCGATGATGGTCCACGGGAGCGATGCCTCCGTGCTCCGGTGGATGGAGGAATTCGGGCTCACGGCGAAGAAGGTACCCGAGTTCCGCGGGGCCCGCTTCTTCCTGAAGGGGAAGCTCCGAAGCTCCCTGGGTGTCGCCTTGAGCGGTCTCGAGCCGCTCCGCTCGTCCTTCCAAACGCTCCGGAAGTTCCCCAAGGCGATCGCGCGCTACGACGGCCCCGACATCACGTTGGACCGCTTCTTGGAGGAGCGGCACGCCCTGCCCACCGCGAAGCGCTTCGTGGGCGCGATGTACGCGAGCATCAACGCCGCAGACCCCGAGGACGTCAGCGTCCGTGGCCTCGCGGAAGATGCGAACGTGGAGTCCCTCGGCCTTCCCTGGGCGAACTACCAGGTGCCGGAAGGGTATGCGGAAGTTGCGAAGCGGCGCGCTCAGGAATTCGGCGACTCGCTCCGCCTCTGCACGAGAGTCGAGGCAATCGAGTGGACCAAGGACGGAGTTCACGTCAGGGCGCGCGGGCCAGCGGGTCCGGAGAGCTTCGATGGGGCCGCCGCGGTCGTCACCGTCTCCCTAGGTGTCCTCCAGGCCGATGCCCTGGCGTTCCGCCCGGGGCTCCCGGAGCGGAAACGGGCCGCGATTCGAGCCATCGGGTTCGGTCATGCGGACAAGATCCTGCTCGTGTTCGACGCGACCGTCCGCCGCAGCGTGCTCGGCAAGGCGACGTCCGTGGCCTCGACCCAGGGCTCCTGGTTCTTCTTCCCGTTCTACGGGAGGAAGGAATTCCCCCTGGTCCTCGAGGGCTTCCTGTCAGGACAGAGAGCTCTCGCGCTCTCCGGTCGCACGGAACGCGAGGTCGTCGACTCCGTTGTGCGCGAGCTGGAGTCCATGATCCCCGGCGCCGACCTGAAGTCCCACCTGATCGCGGCGCGCTACGTGGACTGGTCCGCCGACCCGGATGTTCGCGGGGGCTACACGTTCCCAAAGATCGGCGGAGGCGCCGAGCAGCGTCGGATTCTGGCGGAGCCCGTGGACGGCGTCCTCTTCTTCGCGGGAGAATCCACCCATGCCGCCGGGCAGTACGCCACGGTCCACGGCGCCCTGGACTCCGGGGTGCGAGCTGCGCATGAAGTGCGTCGGAGCCTGGAGGATCGACGGCTCCTGACCGAGTCCGGCGCGAAGGGCGTGTGA
- a CDS encoding ornithine cyclodeaminase family protein (cyclodeaminase): MVEVRLLFEPDIRKLAGPGEALAAVREAFRKLARGEAVLPGILGIDIPETRTEAHVKGAFLKGSPYFSVKTASGSYDNPTRGLPVSGGLVLVFDAATGFPRAILFDNGYLTDLRTGAAGALAADVLAKREVDRVGIIGVGTQARYQLAALLGVRHPTTVLAFGRSTAKAAAYAREVESRHGVRVTVAQTLEKAVRGSDIVITVTPSTQPLVQAEWVQDGTHITAVGSDGPEKRELDVRVLQKADKIVADRLEQCLRLGEIHHAVEEGVLAKEDVYAELGEIVAGVKPGRESDDEITIADLTGVGVQDAAVANLVVEEAFRRGLGQVLDV; encoded by the coding sequence ATGGTCGAGGTCCGCCTCCTGTTCGAGCCCGACATCCGCAAGCTGGCAGGGCCTGGGGAGGCGCTTGCGGCGGTCCGCGAGGCGTTCCGCAAGCTCGCCCGCGGCGAGGCGGTCCTCCCGGGCATCCTCGGCATCGACATCCCCGAGACGCGGACGGAGGCCCACGTGAAGGGCGCGTTCCTCAAGGGTTCGCCGTACTTCTCCGTGAAGACGGCATCCGGATCCTACGACAACCCGACCCGCGGCCTCCCGGTGAGCGGGGGCCTCGTCCTCGTCTTCGATGCCGCCACGGGCTTCCCGCGCGCGATCCTCTTCGACAACGGCTACCTCACGGACCTCCGCACGGGTGCGGCAGGGGCGCTCGCCGCGGACGTCCTCGCGAAGAGGGAGGTCGACCGTGTCGGGATCATCGGCGTGGGCACGCAGGCCCGGTACCAGCTCGCCGCCCTCCTCGGTGTGCGGCATCCGACCACGGTCCTTGCGTTCGGCCGGTCCACGGCGAAGGCCGCGGCGTACGCCCGGGAGGTGGAGTCTCGCCACGGCGTGCGGGTCACGGTCGCGCAGACCCTGGAGAAGGCGGTGCGCGGCTCCGACATCGTCATCACGGTCACGCCGTCCACCCAGCCGCTCGTGCAGGCGGAGTGGGTCCAGGACGGGACGCACATCACCGCGGTCGGTTCCGACGGTCCCGAGAAGCGGGAGCTCGATGTGCGCGTGCTCCAGAAGGCGGACAAGATCGTGGCGGACCGCCTCGAGCAGTGCCTCCGTCTCGGGGAGATTCACCACGCCGTCGAGGAAGGCGTCCTCGCCAAGGAGGACGTGTACGCGGAGCTCGGCGAGATCGTGGCGGGGGTGAAGCCGGGCAGGGAATCGGACGACGAAATCACGATCGCCGACCTCACGGGCGTCGGGGTCCAGGATGCGGCCGTGGCGAACCTCGTGGTGGAGGAAGCGTTCCGCCGGGGGCTTGGACAGGTCCTCGACGTCTGA
- a CDS encoding TetR family transcriptional regulator, with protein MFWCCTSRAEPGPRMHRIRCLDLPRRNRVGIVVTRPRARAAKRGRRPKGRSDPRRDILRAALREFAQRGFDRATVRAIAGAARVDPALVYHYFRSKEGLFTEAMRSQMVPPSESELPPGEPRTLQAERVVHLFLERWGGRGEATPLLALLRSAASDPKAATLLRHLFAQQITPRVAPALLDDDVELRVALIGSTLLGLAVLRHILRLEPLASASVEDVGRWVAPVLTRYMTEDLRRKA; from the coding sequence ATGTTCTGGTGCTGTACGTCGCGGGCGGAGCCCGGGCCCCGGATGCACCGGATTCGGTGCCTCGACCTTCCGCGGAGGAATAGGGTGGGCATCGTGGTCACGCGTCCGCGGGCGCGAGCTGCCAAGCGTGGCCGTCGGCCCAAGGGTCGGAGCGACCCGCGTCGGGATATTCTCCGCGCCGCGCTCCGGGAGTTTGCGCAGCGTGGGTTCGACCGGGCGACGGTTCGCGCAATCGCGGGAGCGGCCCGTGTGGACCCCGCGCTCGTCTACCACTACTTCCGATCCAAGGAGGGACTGTTCACGGAAGCCATGCGCTCCCAGATGGTCCCGCCCTCCGAATCCGAACTTCCTCCCGGAGAGCCCCGAACTCTACAAGCCGAGCGGGTGGTACATCTATTCCTGGAACGGTGGGGCGGGCGTGGGGAGGCCACGCCGCTCCTCGCGCTCCTCCGGTCCGCGGCCTCCGACCCGAAGGCCGCGACCCTCCTCCGTCACTTGTTCGCCCAACAGATCACGCCTCGCGTGGCTCCCGCCCTCCTCGATGACGATGTGGAGCTGCGGGTGGCCTTGATCGGCTCCACCCTGCTCGGTCTGGCCGTCCTCCGCCACATCCTCCGCCTGGAACCGCTGGCTTCGGCGTCCGTGGAGGACGTGGGCCGGTGGGTGGCGCCGGTCCTGACTCGGTACATGACCGAGGACCTCCGGCGGAAGGCGTAG
- a CDS encoding tetratricopeptide repeat protein, producing MRDKDVAEKLLLMDRDFVEALRVHLRANPKDHDALVALGLFLLSRGEAQKALECFNRVSQVDPKYPAIWRFKAKAFDALGDKVAAEECRVRGSDPRS from the coding sequence ATGCGTGACAAGGACGTCGCGGAGAAGCTCCTCCTCATGGACCGCGATTTCGTGGAGGCGCTCCGGGTCCACCTCCGCGCGAACCCCAAGGACCACGACGCACTCGTCGCCCTCGGGCTGTTCCTACTCTCCCGCGGCGAAGCGCAGAAGGCGCTCGAGTGCTTCAACCGCGTGAGTCAGGTTGATCCGAAGTACCCCGCGATCTGGCGGTTCAAAGCCAAGGCCTTCGACGCCCTCGGGGACAAGGTCGCCGCGGAGGAGTGCCGCGTCCGCGGGAGCGACCCACGCTCGTGA